Proteins encoded in a region of the Triplophysa rosa linkage group LG14, Trosa_1v2, whole genome shotgun sequence genome:
- the zgc:113149 gene encoding uncharacterized protein zgc:113149, with translation MSGILPYHYRGPDGNLMRFKKRKSRFTFQEVELLLNEVQKKRHILVGKFNRGISKELKHRMWAALTARINEVSECHREVIEVIKKWADLKCDTKRRVAAMRAAGATPAQIAQELSPVETMVHQILQMTNSNKNTMALTFDDQVDDDNEDSLDMSEIPHSSLGMANGMPHSFWSAMPPPIHSRIPGKRDLGPPTDMMYSYDSAVPLTDLQADTSENEDSMMSFIEPTSQKLQNTVNVPQFLSPPSAERSNMQEKPNHNTFNGRPAAGIATFTPPSRASSSGSVPAPPSSRPAPVDPHSMREHLAQSASQSLQEQQATTLLIGSLSRSLETLAESVQQMVHTQKQFSRDTLQLQRDTLHVLRDFSSSTLTLLQDKINGHHNL, from the exons ATGTCAGGGATCTTACCGTACCACTACAGGGGACCAGATGGAAATTTGATGCGGTTTAAGAAAAGAAAGTCACGGTTCACATTCCAGGAGGTTGAGCTGCTCCTCAATGAAGTGCAGAAAAAACGGCACATTCTAGTTG GGAAGTTCAACAGGGGCATTTCGAAGGAACTCAAACATCGTATGTGGGCTGCTCTGACGGCACGTATCAATGAGGTCAGCGAGTGTCACAGAGAGGTCATCGAAGTCATAAAGAAATGGGCCGACCTCAAGTGCGATACCAAGCGGAGAGTGGCAGCCATGAGGGCAGCGGGAGCCACGCCTGCCCAAATTGCCCAAGAGTTGTCGCCTGTGGAAACTATGGTGCACCAGATCCTTCAGATGACAAACTCGAACAAAAACACGATGGCTTTGACTTTTGATGACCAAGTGGATGATGACAATGAGGATAGTCTGGATATGTCTGAGATACCACATAGCTCCTTAGGCATGGCAaacggcatgcctcattcattttGGTCAGCGATGCCACCTCCTATCCACAGTAGGATCCCGGGCAAAAGAGATTTGGGGCCACCCACGGATATGATGTATAGCT ACGATTCAGCAGTGCCTCTTACAGACCTCCAGGCTGACACGTCAGAAAATGAAG ACAGTATGATGTCATTTATTGAACCAACAAGCCAAAAACTTCAGAATACTGTTAATGTCCCTCAATTTCTTAGCCCTCCCAGTGCTGAGAGGAGCAATATGCAAGAgaaacccaatcacaacacatttAATGGCCGTCCAGCAGCTGGTATCGCAACATTTACTCCGCCCTCCAGGGCCTCATCATCGGGTTCTGTTCCAGCTCCGCCTTCTTCCAGACCTGCTCCCGTGGATCCACATAGCATGCGGGAGCATTTAGCCCAGAGTGCCTCACAGAGCCTGCAGGAGCAGCAGGCCACCACACTGCTGATAGGGTCTCTTTCTCGCTCGCTTGAGACACTTGCAGAGTCAGTGCAGCAGATGGTTCACACCCAGAAGCAGTTTTCACGTGACACCTTACAGCTGCAGCGCGACACGCTCCATGTCCTGCGTGACTTCTCCTCCAGCACCTTGACTCTCCTACAAGACAAGATCAACGGCCATCATAACCTGTGA
- the xaf1 gene encoding XIAP-associated factor 1, protein MDTEEMVLCTHCNKEVAKANFDVHEPHCQRFLCLCPDCDETIPRDQLEDHKAEQHAEVKCQKCNKKTERRHLLDHKTDECPERLQSCEYCELELPLSALLKHSLSCGSRTTPCSDCGRYVQFQHQRLHALECSNGPLTVKNPRPEDDETVEQLISTCWSCLKSIPSKNLEQHKMYCKPFVRNTDADLYEDLEPRNMSSPDTPDVSFKFQEAKRFSNMERDLDEISTCNFCHLALPVKTLEWHEKKCELHKHLSLSQ, encoded by the exons ATGGATACAGAAGAAATGGTTTTATGTACTCACTG CAATAAAGAAGTGGCCAAAGCAAACTTTGACGTGCATGAACCGCACTGTCAGAGGTTTCTGTGTCTGTGCCCTGACTGCGATGAAACCATCCCTCGAGATCAACTGGAGGACCACAAAGCTGAACAACACGCAGAG GTGAAATgccagaaatgcaataaaaagacGGAACGAAGGCATCTGTTGGACCACAAG ACTGACGAGTGCCCAGAGCGGCTTCAGAGCTGTGAGTATTGTGAGCTTGAGCTTCCTCTGAGTGCTTTACTGAAGCACAGTTTGTCCTGCGGGAGTCGCACAACACCCTGCTCTGACTGTGGACGCTACGTCCAATTTCAACACCAGCGTCTACATGCTCTGGAGTGCTCTAACGGCCCACTAACAGTGAAGAACCCTAGACCTGAAGATGATGAAACTGTTG agCAGCTCATCTCAACGTGTTGGAGTTGTCTGAAGTCCATTCCTTCCAAGAATCTAGAGCAGCATAAG ATGTACTGCAAACCGTTTGTGAGAAACACGGATGCTGATCTTTACGAAGACTTAGAACCTAGAAATATGAGTTCTCCAGACACTCCAGATGTCTCCTTCAAGTTTCAGGAGGCAAAGAGATTCAGCAACATGGAAAGAGACCTAGATGAAATAAGCACCTGTAATTTCTGTCATCTGGCACTTCCCGTAAAGACTCTGGAATGGCATGAG aaaaaatgtgAATTGCATAAACATCTGAGCCTGTCCCAGTGA